Proteins from a single region of Caloramator sp. E03:
- the proS gene encoding proline--tRNA ligase: MKYSEFFISTLKEAPGEEENESLKLMLRSGLLRKVAAGVYCYLPVGYKVLNKIENILRQEIKSLKANEILCPNLVPLELSLKEDDKEENFCFKDRSGRGFALGTSYERMIFDILKGEIKSYKTLPVMFYCIENEFRDERRPKAGLLRSREFRTLNLFSFNKSKEEVLLSIDKIHKALEKFFKKLDISVVKARNDFSIKGDVSYCDFIIDFENGEYNYITCKECGYISGKDYTPTKIDYMKEDKELNVIEKISTPNIRTIEELVSFLQTSPSKFAKTLIYKVEGKSVAVMVRGDREVNENKVKEYLKASCIELADDKTILEVTGAQVGFAGPVGLKTDLLLVDNEIPNMRNIIVGANDTGYHLVNVNYGRDFDGEVGDFRNITDKDTCPVCGSQIEIKRGIKIASIYKSNDEIKIKYRDEKGEETNVLAVLLSVGISRMIWAVSENKYDDKGIIWPFEIAPFEVVIVPVSVKDELQVKVAHEIYNKLKEKGMDVLLDDRDERAGVKFNDADLLGIPVRITIGKKINDGFVELKFRNENASKDVKIEDFYGEIEAFLLK; encoded by the coding sequence ATGAAATATAGTGAGTTTTTCATATCTACATTAAAGGAAGCACCTGGAGAGGAAGAAAATGAAAGTTTAAAGCTCATGTTAAGGTCTGGGCTATTAAGAAAAGTTGCGGCTGGAGTATACTGCTATCTTCCAGTAGGATATAAGGTATTAAATAAAATAGAAAATATTCTAAGGCAGGAGATTAAAAGTTTAAAAGCTAATGAGATTTTGTGCCCTAATCTTGTTCCTTTAGAACTTTCTCTAAAAGAGGATGATAAAGAGGAAAATTTTTGCTTTAAAGACAGAAGTGGAAGAGGATTTGCTCTTGGAACAAGCTATGAAAGGATGATATTTGATATATTAAAAGGGGAGATAAAATCCTATAAAACTTTGCCTGTTATGTTTTATTGTATAGAAAACGAGTTTAGGGATGAAAGAAGACCCAAAGCTGGACTTTTAAGATCAAGAGAATTTAGAACATTGAATCTATTTAGTTTTAATAAGTCCAAAGAAGAAGTATTACTATCAATAGATAAGATACATAAAGCTCTTGAAAAATTTTTTAAGAAGCTTGATATTAGTGTAGTAAAGGCACGAAATGATTTTAGCATAAAAGGAGATGTTTCCTACTGTGATTTTATAATTGACTTTGAAAATGGAGAATATAATTATATAACTTGTAAGGAATGTGGATACATATCAGGTAAAGATTATACGCCTACAAAGATTGACTATATGAAGGAAGATAAGGAATTAAATGTCATAGAAAAAATTTCAACCCCAAATATTAGAACCATAGAGGAGCTTGTATCATTTCTACAAACTTCACCATCAAAGTTTGCAAAAACTTTGATATATAAAGTTGAAGGAAAAAGTGTTGCTGTTATGGTAAGAGGGGATAGGGAAGTTAATGAAAATAAAGTTAAGGAATATCTTAAGGCTTCTTGTATTGAACTTGCTGATGATAAGACAATACTTGAGGTTACAGGTGCACAGGTTGGGTTTGCAGGTCCTGTTGGTTTAAAAACCGATTTGCTTCTTGTTGATAATGAAATACCTAACATGAGAAATATAATAGTTGGGGCTAATGATACAGGGTATCATCTTGTTAATGTAAATTATGGAAGGGATTTTGATGGAGAGGTTGGAGATTTTAGGAATATTACAGATAAGGATACTTGCCCTGTGTGTGGTTCCCAGATAGAAATTAAAAGAGGAATTAAAATTGCAAGTATATATAAAAGCAACGATGAAATAAAAATAAAATATAGGGATGAAAAAGGAGAAGAAACTAATGTTTTAGCTGTGCTTTTAAGTGTAGGAATAAGCAGAATGATATGGGCAGTTTCGGAAAATAAATACGATGATAAAGGTATTATATGGCCTTTTGAAATTGCTCCCTTTGAAGTTGTGATTGTACCAGTTTCAGTTAAAGATGAACTTCAAGTTAAAGTTGCGCATGAAATATACAACAAGTTAAAGGAAAAAGGCATGGATGTTTTATTAGACGATAGGGATGAGAGAGCAGGAGTTAAATTTAATGATGCCGACCTTTTGGGAATACCAGTAAGAATAACAATAGGCAAGAAGATAAATGACGGATTTGTTGAACTAAAATTTAGAAATGAGAATGCATCAAAGGATGTAAAAATTGAAGACTTTTATGGCGAAATTGAAGCCTTTTTGTTGAAATAG
- the gltX gene encoding glutamate--tRNA ligase produces MERVRFAPSPTGHLHIGGARTALFNYLYAKHSGGKFILRIEDTDLNRSTAESEKAIIEGLKWFGINWDEGIEVGGPHGPYRSTERNFIYEPFVKKLIEEGKAYYCYCSEEEIEAERQEALKKGETPKYSGRCRNLTDEERKKLEAKGIKPVVRFRVPDNEPIIIDDIVRGRVEFNTNDIGDFIIVKSDGIPVYNFAVVIDDHLMEITTVIRGEEHLSNTPRQILIYKALGFDMPKFAHVSLILGKDRTKMSKRHGSTWVEQYRDAGYLPEALINFLVLLGWSPEGDEEIFSLEELCEKFSLDRVVKNPAVFDIDKLNHINGIYIRKSPIDRIVDLSIPYLVNAGYITDEFAKRNRDWITLLVLTFRERISYLSEIVEHASILFNDEVKFEDEEAATVLKQDHVGRLLDELYDIVKTSDKFDNEFIQNIFKELKNRTGAKGKSLFMPVRVALTGQIHGAELVNIIELLGKDKVLKRIEYTKKNLL; encoded by the coding sequence ATGGAGAGAGTAAGATTTGCTCCAAGTCCAACAGGGCATTTACATATAGGTGGAGCTAGAACGGCTCTTTTTAACTACCTTTATGCAAAACACTCAGGAGGAAAATTTATACTCAGAATTGAGGATACTGATTTAAATCGTTCAACTGCAGAATCAGAAAAGGCTATTATAGAAGGCTTGAAATGGTTTGGAATAAATTGGGATGAAGGAATTGAAGTTGGAGGTCCTCATGGTCCCTATCGCTCAACAGAAAGAAATTTTATCTATGAACCATTTGTAAAAAAACTTATTGAAGAAGGAAAGGCTTATTATTGTTATTGTAGTGAGGAAGAAATTGAAGCTGAAAGGCAAGAGGCTCTCAAAAAAGGTGAAACGCCAAAGTACTCAGGAAGATGCAGAAATTTAACTGATGAAGAGAGAAAAAAGCTTGAAGCTAAAGGTATAAAACCTGTAGTAAGGTTTAGGGTTCCAGATAATGAACCTATTATCATAGATGATATAGTAAGAGGCAGAGTAGAGTTTAATACTAATGATATAGGGGATTTTATAATAGTTAAATCTGATGGAATTCCTGTATATAATTTTGCTGTTGTTATAGACGACCACCTTATGGAAATTACTACTGTAATAAGGGGAGAAGAACATCTTTCTAATACACCAAGGCAGATACTTATATATAAGGCTTTAGGTTTTGATATGCCAAAGTTTGCACATGTATCCTTGATACTTGGTAAGGATAGGACAAAAATGAGTAAAAGGCATGGTTCTACATGGGTTGAACAGTATAGGGATGCAGGTTATCTTCCAGAAGCACTTATAAATTTTCTTGTGCTTTTAGGTTGGTCTCCTGAAGGCGATGAAGAGATTTTTAGCTTGGAGGAGCTTTGTGAAAAGTTCTCCTTGGATAGGGTTGTTAAGAATCCTGCGGTATTTGATATAGATAAGCTAAATCATATTAATGGTATATATATAAGAAAAAGTCCTATTGATAGGATAGTAGATCTTTCTATTCCATATCTTGTGAATGCGGGATATATAACTGATGAATTTGCTAAAAGAAATAGAGATTGGATTACACTACTTGTACTAACATTTAGAGAAAGAATTTCATATTTGTCCGAAATAGTAGAGCATGCTTCAATTTTATTTAATGATGAAGTAAAATTTGAAGATGAAGAAGCAGCGACAGTTTTAAAGCAGGACCATGTTGGAAGACTTTTAGATGAACTTTATGATATAGTAAAGACATCAGATAAGTTTGATAATGAATTTATACAAAATATTTTTAAGGAACTAAAAAACCGTACAGGTGCAAAGGGTAAATCTCTTTTTATGCCTGTTAGAGTTGCTCTTACAGGTCAGATTCATGGTGCTGAGCTTGTTAATATAATAGAACTCCTTGGGAAAGATAAAGTATTAAAAAGGATTGAATATACAAAGAAAAATTTGTTATAA